The following proteins are encoded in a genomic region of Maribacter hydrothermalis:
- a CDS encoding DEAD/DEAH box helicase → MKNQEEILSKLNIDALNPMQESALDSISSSNNTIILSPTGTGKTLAFLLPVFEFLDHNNPEVQALILVPSRELAIQIEQVIRNMGTGFKVNAIYGGRAMSKDKIELKHTPAILIGTPGRILDHFMANRFTKEHIKTLILDEFDKSLEVGFEEEMSEILAELPNLTKRILTSATEGFKIPKFVGLENPKRVNFLKKDTPPQLTISTVISEDKDKLKTLVQLLKYIGEEPGIIFCNFKDSIDSVSDYLSQQRIRHECFSGGMEQKDRERALIKFRNGSSRILVATDLAARGIDIPELKFIIHYELPHRIEEFTHRNGRTARVNETGTAYVLQWDKESLPPFIKKSKPINIGKTNRLGDPFWETLFISGGRKDKISKGDIAGLFFKQGGLIKEQLGAIELKQDCAFVAVPKSKSVKLVSELNNSRLKKKKVRITVL, encoded by the coding sequence ATGAAAAATCAAGAAGAGATTTTATCGAAATTGAATATTGATGCGTTGAATCCAATGCAAGAGAGTGCATTAGACAGCATCTCTTCATCAAACAATACAATTATATTATCTCCAACCGGTACTGGAAAAACATTAGCTTTTCTATTACCGGTTTTTGAATTTTTAGACCATAACAATCCTGAAGTTCAGGCTTTAATTTTAGTACCTTCTAGAGAATTGGCAATTCAAATAGAACAGGTGATCCGTAATATGGGTACTGGTTTTAAAGTGAATGCCATTTATGGAGGTAGGGCGATGTCTAAAGATAAGATAGAGCTAAAACATACTCCTGCAATTTTAATTGGCACTCCTGGTAGAATTCTTGACCATTTTATGGCAAATCGTTTTACCAAAGAGCATATTAAAACATTGATTCTTGATGAATTTGATAAGTCTTTAGAAGTGGGTTTTGAAGAGGAGATGAGTGAAATTCTAGCAGAATTACCAAATCTTACAAAACGAATTCTAACTTCGGCGACTGAAGGTTTTAAGATTCCGAAGTTTGTGGGGCTGGAAAACCCGAAGCGTGTCAATTTTCTTAAGAAAGATACCCCACCACAGCTTACAATTAGCACCGTTATTTCTGAAGACAAAGATAAGTTGAAAACACTTGTGCAATTATTGAAATATATTGGTGAAGAACCAGGTATTATCTTTTGTAATTTTAAGGATAGTATTGATAGCGTTAGTGACTATTTAAGTCAGCAACGTATTCGGCATGAGTGCTTTTCTGGCGGTATGGAACAGAAAGACCGAGAGCGTGCTTTAATCAAATTTAGAAATGGTAGTAGTCGTATTTTGGTTGCTACAGATTTAGCTGCAAGGGGAATTGATATACCTGAATTAAAATTTATAATTCATTACGAATTACCGCATCGTATTGAAGAATTTACGCATCGTAATGGTAGAACTGCTCGTGTAAATGAAACGGGAACTGCCTATGTTTTACAATGGGATAAAGAATCTTTACCTCCTTTTATAAAGAAGTCTAAACCTATAAACATTGGTAAAACTAATAGGTTAGGAGACCCTTTTTGGGAAACCTTATTTATTTCTGGCGGAAGAAAAGATAAAATATCTAAAGGTGATATTGCGGGACTTTTCTTTAAGCAAGGCGGATTAATAAAAGAACAATTAGGTGCTATTGAACTAAAGCAAGATTGCGCTTTTGTTGCTGTACCTAAAAGTAAATCAGTTAAACTTGTGAGTGAGTTAAACAATTCCCGATTAAAAAAGAAAAAAGTCCGTATTACCGTACTTTAA
- a CDS encoding WD40/YVTN/BNR-like repeat-containing protein, with translation MKKFVTNLAFLTFILFSTTLFSQDFSAFQYRTVGPQRGGRVTTVTGTPVLPGTFYLGASGAGVWKTDDYGTTWNNVSDGFFDTPSIGAIEVALNDPNIVYVGTGSDGLRSNIISGKGVYKSIDGGKTWNHIGLENAGQIGAVEIDPTNSNIVWVAAIGNAFKANEERGIYKTIDGGTTWEKMLHISNTTGFADLELLPGNPNVVYAAAWKAQRTPWTIISGGENSEGGIYKSVNGGKDWIKLETGLPKGLIGKIDLAVSAVDSSILYAVIEAPGDEGGVYKSVDQGKSFVQTSSNKGLVNRPFYYTNIELDPTNPDIVYSNANPLLKSKDGGKSWKTMSVPHGDNHDIWLNPNNPDLLIQCNDGGANVSHNGGKTWSSQFNQPTAEIYQVAVDDQYPYWIYGAQQDNTTIAIPSSAPSGTSAQGIQVMIEVGGCETGPSIPKPGNHNIVYNNCKGRFSVYNKITGVDREYSIGASNIYGHNPKDLKYRFQRVAPVHVSPHDPDVVYMGSQFVHKTRNDGVIWETISPDLTAFEADKQVPSGSPITRDITGEEYYSTIYSIRESKIKKDLIWTGSNDGVVSLTQDGGQTWTNVTPKKMLKGGRVESIEPSQFNPAKAYISVDGHLLGDPTPYFYKTEDYGKTWELLTNGIPSDYTSKVLREDPKIAGLLYAGTEYGMFVSFNDGQKWESFQQNLPVTPITDIIINRGDLVLSTMGRGFWVLDNITSLRNPAIASLNETPVLFQPDNTIRYRSPRGSGDFPNYPSTGVLIDYYLPKEGKNEVQLEILNANKQTIATIISDSTKVKSTKEEVENMGLSMSFSYFDTKLETKKGLNRFQWDMLQKGAWNDKESRSYKNGPMVPPGTYTAKLTVGKETFEQPFEILVDPRLAEEGIDETIITEHIAFENKVLALLTEARKFQSELEAEIKKSNGDKKASLETVLKAIKNDEGAYPQQMLVPQIAYLSYIVGGADKIPGNEEVERLKDLQQQFNAVKQQAQLN, from the coding sequence ATGAAAAAATTTGTAACCAATCTCGCTTTTTTAACCTTTATTTTATTCTCTACAACACTTTTTTCGCAAGATTTTTCAGCTTTTCAATATCGTACAGTAGGTCCACAAAGGGGCGGACGTGTTACAACGGTAACAGGAACGCCTGTTTTGCCTGGTACTTTTTATTTAGGTGCCTCAGGTGCTGGAGTTTGGAAAACCGATGATTACGGAACCACTTGGAATAATGTTTCCGACGGATTCTTTGATACGCCTTCTATCGGAGCTATTGAAGTTGCCCTTAATGACCCTAACATTGTGTATGTAGGTACAGGCTCTGACGGTTTAAGAAGTAATATTATTAGCGGAAAAGGTGTTTACAAATCTATTGATGGGGGAAAAACATGGAATCATATTGGACTAGAGAATGCTGGTCAAATAGGTGCCGTTGAAATAGACCCCACTAACAGTAATATTGTTTGGGTAGCGGCTATAGGAAATGCCTTTAAGGCAAACGAGGAACGTGGAATCTATAAAACCATTGACGGTGGAACTACATGGGAAAAAATGCTGCATATTTCTAACACAACCGGATTCGCAGATTTAGAATTGTTACCCGGTAACCCAAATGTAGTTTACGCCGCTGCATGGAAAGCCCAACGTACACCTTGGACCATTATTTCCGGTGGAGAAAATAGTGAAGGTGGAATTTACAAATCTGTAAATGGAGGTAAAGATTGGATAAAATTAGAAACTGGTTTACCCAAAGGATTAATCGGGAAAATAGATTTGGCCGTATCTGCCGTTGACTCCAGTATTCTGTATGCTGTTATTGAAGCACCTGGTGATGAAGGTGGTGTATATAAATCTGTAGACCAAGGAAAATCTTTCGTACAAACTTCAAGTAACAAAGGCTTGGTCAACCGACCGTTTTACTACACTAACATAGAATTAGACCCAACAAATCCTGATATTGTGTATTCCAATGCTAATCCGTTATTGAAATCTAAAGATGGTGGTAAATCATGGAAAACGATGTCGGTGCCTCATGGCGATAATCATGATATTTGGTTAAACCCGAATAATCCAGATTTGTTAATTCAATGTAACGATGGCGGTGCAAATGTTTCTCACAATGGTGGTAAAACATGGTCTTCACAATTCAATCAGCCTACAGCAGAAATATATCAAGTAGCGGTAGATGATCAATACCCATATTGGATTTATGGTGCACAACAAGATAATACAACCATTGCCATTCCAAGTTCTGCGCCTAGCGGCACTTCGGCTCAAGGTATTCAAGTTATGATTGAAGTTGGCGGCTGCGAAACCGGTCCGTCCATACCGAAACCTGGCAATCATAATATCGTTTATAACAATTGTAAAGGCCGTTTTAGTGTCTATAATAAAATTACTGGTGTTGATCGGGAGTATTCTATCGGGGCCTCTAATATCTACGGTCACAATCCTAAAGATTTAAAATATCGTTTTCAACGTGTAGCTCCTGTTCATGTTTCACCACATGATCCAGATGTGGTTTATATGGGATCGCAATTTGTACATAAAACTAGGAACGACGGAGTCATATGGGAAACAATTTCTCCAGATTTAACTGCTTTTGAAGCCGATAAGCAAGTTCCTTCAGGTAGCCCAATTACTAGGGATATTACGGGTGAAGAATACTACAGTACTATTTATTCCATCCGAGAATCGAAAATTAAGAAAGACCTTATCTGGACAGGTTCCAATGACGGAGTGGTTTCTCTAACCCAAGATGGCGGACAAACTTGGACGAACGTAACGCCGAAGAAAATGCTAAAAGGAGGTAGGGTAGAATCAATTGAACCATCTCAATTTAATCCAGCGAAAGCCTATATATCTGTTGATGGACATTTACTGGGTGATCCTACTCCTTATTTTTACAAAACCGAAGATTACGGTAAAACATGGGAGTTATTGACTAACGGAATTCCGTCTGACTATACCAGTAAGGTTTTACGTGAAGACCCAAAAATAGCGGGACTTTTATATGCAGGTACAGAATACGGTATGTTCGTTTCTTTTAATGACGGACAAAAATGGGAATCTTTTCAACAGAATTTACCTGTAACTCCAATTACAGATATTATCATTAATAGAGGAGATTTGGTTTTAAGTACAATGGGACGCGGATTCTGGGTATTGGATAATATTACTTCATTAAGAAACCCGGCAATAGCATCCTTAAATGAAACACCTGTTTTATTTCAACCCGATAATACGATTAGATATCGTTCGCCAAGGGGTTCAGGCGATTTTCCAAATTATCCTTCAACCGGAGTGTTAATAGATTACTATCTACCAAAAGAAGGTAAAAATGAAGTTCAGTTAGAAATACTTAATGCCAACAAGCAAACTATAGCTACCATAATAAGTGATTCGACCAAAGTTAAATCTACTAAAGAAGAAGTGGAAAATATGGGTCTTAGCATGTCTTTCAGCTATTTTGATACGAAACTAGAAACCAAGAAAGGTTTAAATAGATTTCAATGGGATATGCTTCAAAAGGGAGCCTGGAACGACAAGGAATCTAGAAGTTATAAAAATGGACCTATGGTACCCCCGGGTACATATACCGCAAAATTAACCGTTGGTAAAGAAACTTTTGAGCAACCTTTTGAAATTTTGGTGGATCCACGATTAGCTGAGGAAGGCATTGACGAAACAATCATAACCGAGCATATAGCTTTTGAAAACAAAGTACTGGCCTTATTGACCGAAGCCAGAAAATTTCAGTCGGAATTAGAGGCTGAAATTAAGAAAAGTAATGGGGATAAGAAAGCGTCGTTAGAAACTGTTTTAAAAGCCATTAAGAATGATGAAGGCGCATATCCGCAGCAAATGCTGGTGCCACAAATAGCATACTTATCTTACATTGTTGGCGGTGCAGATAAAATACCTGGCAATGAAGAAGTGGAGAGACTAAAGGATCTTCAGCAGCAATTTAATGCAGTTAAACAACAGGCACAATTGAACTAA
- a CDS encoding SDR family NAD(P)-dependent oxidoreductase, with protein sequence MKDKQQENETEIDLNEIESCIEILNRLVTDTNQIFEIPEDRRIALIKVAGQLSRPNKQEFAKRVKDAKRNEKRKQAVRDKHARKETGIRSAREAHVFVAPKLLSAAVLESKDLPELTTPRNCYVCKTEFTQLHHFYDTMCTDCGDFNYAKRFQNANVKGQVAVVTGSRLKIGYHITLMLLRGGATVIATTRFPVDSALRFSKEEDFMEWGHRLKIHGLDLRHIPSVEIFCNFIEQQYDKLDILINNAAQTVRRPAGFYHHLMENEEKEIASLPKFAQMVLSDHENCLNELKAFSTKASPNQNMPVTWHGPEPGIGLRASAKLSQIPYSFDNALVAQEVFPTGELDADLQQVDLRKTNSWRLKLGEIETTEMIEVQLVNSVAPFVLCNRLAELMKKENTGQKHIINVTAMEGKFHRFFKESRHPHTNMAKAALNMLTHTAAGELAKDGIFMNAVDTGWVTDEDPAELAKKKQEVHDFQPPLDIVDGAARVMDPLFDGINTGKHWCGKFLKDYFPIDW encoded by the coding sequence ATGAAGGATAAACAACAAGAGAATGAAACTGAAATCGATTTAAACGAGATTGAAAGTTGTATTGAAATTTTAAATCGTTTGGTGACCGATACCAACCAAATATTCGAAATTCCTGAAGATAGACGAATTGCCTTAATTAAAGTTGCAGGTCAATTATCCCGTCCAAACAAACAAGAATTTGCCAAGCGTGTTAAAGATGCCAAGCGCAACGAAAAAAGAAAGCAAGCGGTTCGTGATAAACATGCACGTAAAGAAACAGGAATACGAAGTGCTCGTGAAGCACATGTTTTTGTTGCGCCTAAATTATTATCCGCTGCTGTATTAGAAAGCAAAGATTTACCTGAACTTACTACGCCACGTAATTGTTACGTATGTAAGACAGAGTTTACACAGCTACACCACTTTTACGATACCATGTGTACCGATTGTGGTGATTTTAATTATGCCAAAAGATTTCAGAATGCCAATGTAAAGGGACAAGTTGCGGTTGTTACTGGATCTCGTTTAAAAATTGGTTATCATATTACACTAATGTTACTTCGTGGCGGGGCAACGGTTATTGCAACCACACGTTTTCCTGTAGATTCAGCCCTCCGCTTTTCTAAGGAGGAAGATTTTATGGAGTGGGGACACCGATTAAAAATTCACGGACTAGATTTACGCCATATTCCTAGTGTTGAAATTTTCTGCAATTTTATAGAACAGCAATATGACAAACTTGATATTCTAATTAATAATGCTGCACAAACCGTTCGTAGACCAGCTGGTTTTTATCATCACCTAATGGAAAATGAAGAAAAAGAAATAGCTTCATTACCTAAGTTTGCACAAATGGTGCTTAGTGACCATGAAAATTGTCTAAATGAATTAAAAGCATTTAGTACTAAAGCTTCTCCAAACCAGAATATGCCAGTAACATGGCACGGTCCAGAGCCTGGAATTGGTTTACGCGCCTCTGCGAAATTATCTCAAATACCTTATAGTTTTGATAATGCATTGGTTGCGCAAGAGGTTTTCCCAACAGGAGAGCTTGATGCAGATTTGCAACAGGTAGATTTACGTAAAACGAACAGCTGGCGTTTAAAGTTAGGTGAAATAGAAACAACTGAAATGATTGAGGTTCAGTTAGTAAATTCTGTTGCTCCGTTCGTGCTTTGCAATCGTTTGGCTGAATTAATGAAGAAAGAAAACACAGGTCAAAAGCATATTATTAATGTAACTGCCATGGAAGGTAAATTCCACCGTTTCTTTAAAGAATCTCGTCACCCACATACCAACATGGCAAAAGCTGCATTAAACATGTTGACACATACCGCTGCAGGAGAATTAGCGAAAGACGGAATTTTCATGAATGCCGTTGATACAGGATGGGTTACTGATGAAGATCCTGCTGAATTGGCCAAAAAGAAACAAGAAGTACATGATTTTCAACCACCTTTAGATATTGTTGATGGTGCGGCTAGGGTTATGGATCCATTATTTGATGGTATAAATACGGGAAAACATTGGTGTGGTAAATTTTTAAAGGATTATTTTCCAATAGACTGGTAG
- a CDS encoding efflux RND transporter periplasmic adaptor subunit: MKNKKTIIISVLVLVALAITAFFFLKGDDAIIIEAKTVAAKKANVTTMVTATGTIEPINQVDVGTQVSGVVEKIYVDYNSEVTEGQLIAELDKTNLRAAATQAQASYDNAISNRNYLQTIYERQKTLYDNQVISKSDFDDAFYNYETAKGTVTQRLSDLQQARTNLGYANIYSPIDGVVLSRDIDEGQTVAASYSTPTLFTIAQDLKEMQVEADVDEADIGVVKEGQRVSFTVDAYQGQEFEGEVTQVRLDPTITSNVVTYTVVIKADNPDLRLKPGLTATISIYTLELKDVLSVEAKAINFKPSPPEMMAYNEQENLTVERPEGGPMAEEDDATLIWVLESNGAISPKKVELGASDGVNVQILSGISAGDKLVYSLKSETTLSGPAGGSEESPFMPKPPGKK, translated from the coding sequence ATGAAAAATAAAAAAACCATCATAATAAGCGTCTTAGTTTTAGTCGCACTTGCTATTACTGCATTCTTTTTTCTGAAAGGCGACGATGCTATTATCATTGAAGCAAAAACAGTAGCTGCAAAAAAAGCTAATGTAACCACAATGGTCACTGCAACCGGAACTATAGAACCAATAAACCAAGTAGATGTTGGTACACAGGTGTCTGGAGTTGTAGAAAAAATATATGTAGACTATAACAGTGAGGTAACAGAAGGTCAGCTTATTGCAGAATTGGATAAGACCAATCTTAGAGCTGCGGCCACGCAGGCACAAGCATCATATGATAATGCGATAAGTAATCGTAATTATTTGCAAACTATTTACGAGAGGCAAAAGACGTTGTATGACAATCAGGTAATCAGTAAATCAGATTTTGATGATGCTTTTTATAATTATGAAACCGCTAAGGGAACGGTTACTCAGCGTTTATCTGATCTTCAACAAGCAAGAACAAATTTGGGGTATGCCAATATTTACTCTCCAATTGATGGGGTAGTATTATCGAGAGATATAGATGAGGGGCAGACAGTTGCTGCCAGTTACAGTACACCTACCTTGTTTACCATTGCCCAAGATTTAAAAGAAATGCAGGTAGAAGCAGATGTTGATGAAGCGGATATAGGAGTTGTAAAAGAAGGACAACGTGTAAGTTTTACGGTTGATGCGTACCAAGGGCAAGAATTTGAAGGTGAAGTAACGCAGGTAAGATTAGACCCAACGATTACATCTAATGTAGTTACCTATACTGTTGTTATAAAGGCTGATAATCCTGATTTGAGATTGAAGCCGGGACTAACGGCTACTATTTCAATATACACCTTAGAATTAAAAGATGTATTATCTGTAGAGGCTAAGGCTATCAATTTTAAACCTTCTCCACCAGAAATGATGGCATATAACGAACAAGAAAATTTAACGGTTGAACGTCCGGAAGGTGGACCAATGGCTGAGGAAGATGATGCTACTCTAATTTGGGTATTGGAATCTAACGGAGCTATTTCTCCTAAAAAAGTAGAATTAGGTGCAAGTGATGGCGTTAATGTTCAAATTCTAAGTGGTATCAGCGCTGGGGATAAACTGGTTTATAGTTTAAAATCGGAAACTACATTATCTGGTCCAGCAGGTGGTTCTGAAGAGAGTCCGTTCATGCCAAAACCACCAGGAAAAAAATAA
- a CDS encoding cold-shock protein encodes MSKGTVKFFNDTKGFGFITEEGVEKDHFVHISGLIDEIREGDEVEFELKEGNKGLNAVNVRVI; translated from the coding sequence ATGAGTAAAGGAACAGTAAAATTTTTCAACGACACAAAAGGTTTCGGTTTTATCACTGAAGAAGGTGTTGAAAAAGACCACTTTGTACACATTTCTGGATTAATCGACGAAATTCGTGAAGGCGATGAAGTTGAATTTGAACTAAAAGAAGGTAACAAAGGATTAAACGCAGTGAACGTAAGAGTTATCTAA
- a CDS encoding ABC transporter ATP-binding protein, whose product MSKEIIKIQDLTREFTMGTETVHALRGISFTIKEGEFVTIMGSSGSGKSTMLNILGCLDQPTSGSYEIDGVSMKDLSRNQLATIRNEKIGFIFQSYNLLARTSAIENVELPLLYNSKVSTEERRERAVKALEMVGLGDRLHHTPSQLSGGQQQRVAIARSLVNNPVMILADEATGNLDTRTSYEIMSLFQELNKKGITITFVTHEPDIATFSSRTIVLKDGDIIQDYKNHKVLSAADELAKLPQEKD is encoded by the coding sequence ATGAGTAAAGAAATTATAAAAATACAGGACTTAACACGTGAGTTTACCATGGGTACCGAAACGGTTCATGCCTTACGCGGAATTTCATTTACCATTAAAGAAGGTGAGTTTGTAACCATCATGGGTTCTAGTGGTTCTGGTAAAAGTACCATGCTTAACATTCTTGGTTGCTTAGACCAACCTACTTCGGGCAGTTATGAGATCGATGGTGTTAGTATGAAAGATTTGAGTAGAAATCAATTGGCAACTATTAGAAATGAAAAAATAGGGTTCATTTTTCAATCTTACAATTTACTAGCAAGAACATCTGCAATTGAAAACGTTGAGCTGCCTTTGTTATACAACAGTAAGGTATCTACGGAAGAACGGAGGGAACGTGCCGTAAAAGCGCTTGAAATGGTTGGATTGGGAGATAGATTGCATCACACTCCGTCTCAACTTTCCGGTGGTCAACAACAGCGTGTGGCTATTGCGAGATCATTAGTAAACAACCCTGTAATGATATTAGCGGATGAGGCTACGGGAAATTTAGATACAAGAACATCCTATGAAATTATGTCCTTGTTTCAAGAATTAAACAAAAAGGGAATTACGATTACTTTTGTAACTCATGAGCCAGATATAGCAACATTTAGCAGCAGAACCATCGTATTAAAAGATGGAGATATCATACAGGATTATAAGAATCATAAAGTATTATCTGCAGCAGACGAATTGGCGAAATTGCCACAAGAAAAAGATTAA
- a CDS encoding TolC family protein — MKQIIIIAGILFAHFGFSQEVETQAESKIWSLEDCISYAIENNITVKDAEINTSISEVDYKTAKSAKLPNLFGSASQNFSSGTTIDPITSDYVSDQIHSTNLGINSSMTLFQGNQLSNQVKQNKLLIEQNSLLAQEAKNNIVISILESYLQTLYSKEGITIAENNLNASEKEVLRAKSRLDAGTIALSDYTEAQSQAATNKYNVIAAKNDYELNIIDLKQLLELSPLEDLQIESVDENEDLINLELNKEIIYTNALAYLPEVEASQTNILINEKELDIAKGGYLPTLSLTGSLGSGYTSISDNTFYDQLDVNFNQRLGLSLNIPIFNRNKTKSAVQIATFNIEKAALQKQTVEKEVIKKVETAYQYALSSQEQLVAAETSQSAAEQSYDLAQKRYELGDLSTTDLVVSQNTFTNAQQNYIQSKYLNILYHQLLQFYQGNDIKL, encoded by the coding sequence ATGAAACAAATCATAATCATAGCAGGCATCTTATTTGCTCACTTTGGTTTTTCGCAAGAAGTTGAAACCCAAGCAGAATCAAAAATATGGTCTTTAGAAGATTGTATTTCTTATGCTATAGAAAACAATATCACCGTAAAAGATGCTGAAATAAACACTAGCATTTCTGAGGTAGATTATAAAACGGCTAAATCTGCCAAACTACCGAATCTATTTGGTAGTGCTTCCCAAAATTTCTCTAGTGGTACTACTATTGACCCCATTACCAGTGATTATGTTTCCGATCAGATTCATAGTACAAACTTAGGTATCAATAGCTCCATGACGCTCTTTCAGGGAAATCAACTGAGTAATCAAGTAAAGCAAAATAAGCTTTTAATTGAGCAGAATAGTTTATTGGCGCAAGAAGCTAAAAACAATATTGTTATAAGCATCTTAGAGTCTTATCTACAAACTTTATATAGCAAAGAAGGTATTACCATTGCAGAAAACAATTTAAACGCTTCTGAAAAAGAGGTGCTTCGTGCAAAATCTAGATTAGATGCTGGTACTATTGCATTGAGCGATTATACAGAAGCACAAAGTCAAGCAGCCACTAACAAGTATAATGTTATTGCTGCAAAAAATGATTATGAGCTTAATATTATAGACCTAAAGCAGTTGTTGGAATTATCTCCTTTAGAAGATTTGCAAATTGAATCAGTTGATGAAAATGAAGATTTAATTAACCTAGAGCTTAATAAAGAAATCATTTATACAAATGCCTTAGCTTATTTACCAGAAGTAGAAGCTAGTCAAACTAATATTCTAATTAACGAAAAGGAACTAGATATAGCTAAAGGCGGGTATTTACCTACTTTATCATTAACAGGTAGTCTTGGTTCTGGGTATACAAGTATAAGCGACAACACTTTTTATGATCAACTAGATGTCAATTTTAACCAGCGACTTGGTTTAAGTTTAAACATTCCCATTTTTAATAGAAATAAAACTAAGTCTGCCGTACAAATTGCCACTTTCAATATAGAAAAAGCAGCATTGCAAAAGCAAACGGTTGAAAAAGAAGTTATTAAAAAGGTAGAAACGGCGTATCAATATGCACTTTCTTCCCAAGAACAATTAGTAGCAGCAGAAACATCACAAAGTGCTGCTGAACAATCTTATGACCTTGCGCAAAAGAGATATGAGTTGGGAGATTTAAGTACTACAGATTTAGTGGTAAGTCAGAATACATTTACCAATGCGCAACAGAATTACATACAATCTAAATACTTAAATATTTTATACCATCAATTATTACAATTTTATCAAGGAAACGATATCAAACTTTAA
- a CDS encoding KTSC domain-containing protein: MKRINEYKKLFGVEKEIELKDLKSTYRNLVKEWHPDKFQEGDEKREEAEVQSRRIIDGYHFLVSIAPETKEANKEVYNESINSGVADFQHNGLVLEVTFVDGATYEYFGVTKPIFQKMVNSNKLNRFAKRSIFPNYLYRKSKRDLQEA; the protein is encoded by the coding sequence ATGAAACGTATCAATGAATACAAAAAACTCTTCGGGGTTGAGAAAGAAATTGAATTAAAAGACCTTAAATCTACCTATAGAAATTTGGTAAAAGAATGGCACCCAGATAAGTTTCAAGAAGGAGATGAAAAACGAGAAGAAGCGGAAGTTCAAAGTCGTCGTATCATTGACGGATACCATTTTTTAGTAAGTATTGCCCCTGAAACTAAAGAAGCGAATAAAGAGGTATATAACGAGTCTATTAACTCTGGTGTTGCCGATTTTCAACATAATGGTTTAGTATTAGAAGTGACATTCGTTGATGGTGCTACTTATGAATATTTTGGAGTTACAAAACCTATTTTTCAAAAAATGGTCAATTCTAATAAGTTGAACAGATTTGCGAAAAGAAGTATATTCCCAAATTATCTGTATAGAAAATCGAAACGTGACCTTCAAGAGGCATAA